From one Nocardioides scoriae genomic stretch:
- the ygfZ gene encoding CAF17-like 4Fe-4S cluster assembly/insertion protein YgfZ, which yields MSAPSDAPAPARRSPLLALPGAVSGDGIDAPVAAHYGSFNGEQRTLVSGDGFVDLSHRGVVRVSGPDRLTWLHSLTTQHLEQLQPGVPTTALVLSPNGHVEHAMQGTDDGEAFTAHVEPGAAPALVAFLDRMRFMMRVEVADVTDEIAVAWRPVEPDDTAPGDGPGKYDLVPRAELEKYAAAVGPAAGMWAHEALRIARGEPRLGLDTDHRTIPNEVGWIDSAVHLDKGCYRGQETVARVHNLGRPPRRLVLLHLDGSDNRLPLHAGVVRLGDKEVGTVGSSARHHELGPIALGLLKRNVPVDAQLDVDGLPAMQEVLVDPEVGLHFRR from the coding sequence ATGAGTGCCCCGTCCGACGCCCCTGCCCCCGCACGACGCAGCCCCCTGCTCGCCCTCCCCGGAGCGGTCTCGGGCGACGGGATCGACGCGCCCGTGGCAGCGCACTACGGGTCCTTCAACGGCGAGCAGCGCACCCTGGTCTCGGGCGACGGCTTCGTCGACCTGTCCCACCGCGGCGTGGTCCGCGTCAGCGGCCCCGACCGCCTGACCTGGCTGCACTCGCTCACCACGCAGCACCTCGAGCAGCTGCAGCCGGGCGTGCCGACCACCGCCCTGGTGCTCTCGCCCAACGGGCACGTCGAGCACGCGATGCAGGGCACCGACGACGGCGAGGCCTTCACCGCCCACGTCGAGCCGGGTGCCGCGCCCGCGCTCGTGGCCTTCCTGGACCGGATGCGGTTCATGATGCGCGTCGAGGTCGCGGACGTCACCGACGAGATCGCGGTGGCCTGGCGCCCGGTCGAGCCCGACGACACCGCGCCGGGCGACGGGCCGGGCAAGTACGACCTCGTCCCGCGCGCCGAGCTGGAGAAGTACGCCGCCGCGGTCGGTCCCGCTGCCGGGATGTGGGCCCACGAGGCGCTGCGCATCGCGCGCGGTGAGCCGCGCCTGGGCCTCGACACCGACCACCGCACCATCCCCAACGAGGTCGGCTGGATCGACTCGGCGGTCCACCTCGACAAGGGCTGCTACCGCGGCCAGGAGACCGTGGCGCGCGTGCACAACCTCGGCCGTCCCCCGCGCCGGCTGGTCCTGCTGCACCTCGACGGCTCGGACAACCGGCTGCCCCTGCACGCGGGCGTGGTGCGGCTCGGCGACAAGGAGGTCGGCACCGTCGGTTCGTCGGCGCGCCACCACGAGCTCGGCCCGATCGCCCTGGGCCTGCTCAAGCGCAACGTGCCGGTCGACGCGCAGCTCGACGTCGACGGTCTGCCCGCCATGCAGGAGGTCCTCGTCGACCCCGAGGTGGGGCTGCACTTCCGCCGCTGA
- a CDS encoding OmpL47-type beta-barrel domain-containing protein, with amino-acid sequence MKRAAALLLVLLLAALAPTAVAAWSVSASGTGRASATTVDRAAAPTASAGPGQVTLTWPATRLSSGAGVTGYRVLRHDGATVTTACAAVAPATTCQDPSPVPTTVSYGVVATVASWIGAESPLTSFTFDTTAPETTASITPAPNAAGWSNTDVSVQLSAADSGAGVASVVRSLDGGAPVTTAGASVTVPVSGAGDHTLTFHAVDRAGNVEATRSRTIRIDPIAPVTGVSWTDASGTSTSPKAWYAGDVTLGFSATDSGGSGVRSVAVDGVPSAGSTASRTVTGPGPTSVSFRANDVADNVEPLRSVTVRIDRSAPTSTITPADSGTWVRAASQSFTLDARDVSGTAGADSGVASLTYAVDGGAAVVVPAAQLPVTPAALGQGAHTVTYSALDVAGNRQATQTARVWVDQVAPVTTFAQQSGGGQVTLTATDAASGVASVAYKVDAGSYVQVTGSSAAPVIAPGNHTLTWRATDVAGNVEGETTRSVTIAGDTTAPTLAISDPSAGASYPVGNSGTGSWAKVCGSGRVCASVTDAESGVNATTVTYTLTASTGANAGRCWSGSAWTAGTSCAAGMTLAAGTWSGGTIDRSQMAPGSYSLTVRAGDNAGNSISQTLGFSTRP; translated from the coding sequence GTGAAGCGCGCCGCCGCCCTCCTGCTCGTGCTGCTGCTCGCAGCCCTGGCCCCCACGGCCGTCGCCGCCTGGTCGGTGAGCGCCTCCGGCACCGGGCGCGCGTCCGCCACGACCGTCGACCGTGCTGCTGCCCCCACGGCCTCGGCCGGCCCCGGGCAGGTGACGCTCACCTGGCCCGCCACGCGCCTGAGCAGCGGCGCCGGCGTCACCGGCTACCGCGTGCTGCGGCACGACGGCGCCACGGTCACGACCGCGTGTGCGGCCGTGGCGCCCGCCACCACGTGCCAGGACCCCTCGCCGGTGCCCACGACCGTGTCGTACGGCGTGGTGGCGACCGTCGCGAGCTGGATCGGCGCGGAGAGCCCGCTCACGTCGTTCACCTTCGACACCACCGCCCCCGAGACCACCGCCTCGATCACCCCCGCCCCCAACGCGGCGGGGTGGAGCAACACCGACGTCAGCGTGCAGCTGAGCGCAGCCGACAGCGGAGCAGGCGTGGCCAGCGTGGTGCGCTCGCTCGACGGCGGCGCCCCCGTGACCACGGCGGGCGCCTCGGTCACCGTGCCGGTCAGCGGCGCCGGCGACCACACGCTCACCTTCCACGCGGTCGACCGGGCGGGCAACGTCGAGGCGACGCGCTCGCGCACGATCCGCATCGACCCGATCGCGCCGGTCACCGGTGTCAGCTGGACCGACGCCAGCGGCACCAGCACCTCCCCGAAGGCGTGGTACGCCGGGGACGTCACCCTCGGGTTCTCGGCCACCGACAGCGGTGGCTCGGGCGTGAGGTCGGTCGCCGTCGACGGCGTGCCCTCGGCCGGCAGCACCGCGTCGCGGACGGTCACGGGTCCCGGCCCCACGTCGGTGTCCTTCCGGGCGAACGACGTCGCGGACAACGTCGAGCCGCTGCGCTCGGTGACCGTGCGCATCGACCGCTCGGCGCCGACGTCCACCATCACGCCGGCCGACTCGGGCACCTGGGTCCGGGCCGCGTCGCAGTCCTTCACCCTGGACGCCCGGGACGTCTCGGGCACCGCCGGCGCCGACAGCGGCGTGGCGTCACTGACCTACGCCGTCGACGGCGGGGCCGCGGTGGTGGTCCCCGCGGCGCAGCTCCCCGTGACGCCCGCCGCCCTCGGGCAGGGCGCCCACACCGTCACGTACTCCGCCCTCGACGTGGCCGGCAACCGACAGGCCACGCAGACGGCCCGCGTCTGGGTCGACCAGGTCGCCCCGGTCACCACCTTCGCCCAGCAGTCCGGCGGCGGGCAGGTCACCCTCACCGCGACCGACGCCGCGAGCGGGGTCGCCTCGGTGGCCTACAAGGTCGATGCGGGCTCCTACGTCCAGGTGACGGGCAGCTCCGCCGCGCCGGTCATCGCGCCGGGCAACCACACCCTCACCTGGCGTGCCACCGACGTGGCCGGCAACGTCGAGGGCGAGACGACCCGCTCGGTGACGATCGCCGGCGACACCACGGCACCGACCCTGGCGATCAGCGACCCGAGCGCGGGAGCGTCGTACCCGGTCGGCAACTCCGGGACCGGCTCGTGGGCCAAGGTCTGCGGCTCGGGGCGGGTCTGCGCCTCCGTCACGGACGCGGAGTCCGGGGTGAACGCCACCACCGTCACCTACACGCTGACCGCCTCCACCGGGGCCAACGCCGGACGGTGCTGGTCGGGCTCGGCCTGGACGGCCGGCACCTCGTGCGCGGCGGGGATGACGCTCGCCGCCGGCACCTGGAGCGGCGGCACCATCGACCGCTCGCAGATGGCGCCCGGTAGCTACTCGCTCACCGTCCGCGCCGGGGACAACGCGGGCAACAGCATCAGCCAGACGCTCGGGTTCAGCACCCGACCCTAG
- a CDS encoding DUF1501 domain-containing protein — protein sequence MTQSPAPDASADRSGCCDGFRTSRRSLLRGALGVGAGLAGTQMFGDALMQTSHAGVRGGNTLVVLSLRGGIDGLGMVVPHGDPGYYKVRPTTAVAKDQVVCADAMFGLHPKMAPLKPFWASGELAAVHAVGLPVANRSHFSAIEEVEDAAPGSALRSGWINRTIGMGPSASQGGLLDGVQLGQPYATTAMTGEHSVLAASSLDELKIPGISGGNDVRRYSSLGTMWGQDDGVLGRVANDALTISRTLGSTFSNLPASTVEYPSGFNVDPFALPLKSAARLIRADLGTDVIAIDSGAWDYHSNYGNLQWGSMQASVDGFARSVAAFLTDLGPLRSRVTLVTISEFGRRVAENGSGGFDHGWGNMMLLAGAGVKGGRYHGTWPGLDANALAEGDLKVTTDYRNVLGEILAKRFPERSLATVFPGLGYRPLGVMA from the coding sequence ATGACCCAGTCCCCTGCTCCCGACGCCTCTGCCGACCGCTCCGGCTGCTGCGACGGCTTCCGGACCTCGCGCCGGTCGCTGCTGCGGGGTGCCCTCGGGGTCGGTGCGGGCCTGGCCGGCACGCAGATGTTCGGCGACGCCCTCATGCAGACCAGCCACGCCGGCGTCAGGGGCGGCAACACCCTGGTCGTGCTCTCCCTGCGCGGCGGCATCGACGGCCTCGGCATGGTCGTCCCCCACGGCGACCCCGGCTACTACAAGGTCCGCCCCACCACCGCCGTCGCCAAGGACCAGGTCGTCTGCGCCGACGCCATGTTCGGCCTCCACCCCAAGATGGCCCCGCTGAAGCCCTTCTGGGCCTCCGGCGAGCTCGCCGCCGTCCACGCCGTCGGCCTCCCCGTCGCCAACCGCTCCCACTTCTCCGCCATCGAGGAGGTCGAGGACGCCGCCCCCGGCTCGGCGCTGCGCTCGGGCTGGATCAACCGCACCATCGGGATGGGTCCCTCGGCGTCGCAGGGCGGGTTGCTGGACGGCGTGCAGCTCGGTCAGCCGTACGCCACCACCGCCATGACCGGGGAGCACTCGGTCCTGGCCGCGTCCAGCCTGGACGAGCTCAAGATCCCCGGCATCAGCGGGGGCAACGACGTCCGGCGCTACAGCAGCCTGGGGACGATGTGGGGCCAGGACGACGGGGTGCTGGGTCGGGTCGCGAACGACGCGCTGACCATCTCGCGCACGCTCGGGTCGACCTTCAGCAACCTGCCGGCGTCCACGGTCGAGTACCCGAGCGGGTTCAACGTCGACCCCTTCGCCCTGCCCCTGAAGAGCGCCGCCCGCCTGATCCGCGCCGACCTCGGCACCGACGTGATCGCCATCGACTCGGGCGCCTGGGACTACCACTCCAACTACGGCAACCTCCAGTGGGGCAGCATGCAGGCCAGCGTCGACGGCTTCGCCCGGTCGGTCGCGGCGTTCCTCACCGACCTCGGCCCGCTGCGCAGCCGCGTCACGTTGGTCACCATCTCGGAGTTCGGCCGCCGCGTCGCCGAGAACGGCTCCGGCGGCTTCGACCACGGCTGGGGCAACATGATGCTGCTCGCCGGCGCCGGCGTGAAGGGCGGCAGGTACCACGGCACCTGGCCCGGTCTCGACGCCAACGCCCTGGCGGAGGGAGACCTCAAGGTCACCACCGACTACCGCAACGTCCTCGGCGAGATCCTCGCCAAGCGCTTCCCCGAGCGCTCCCTCGCCACCGTGTTCCCCGGCCTGGGCTACCGCCCCCTCGGCGTGATGGCCTGA
- a CDS encoding DUF1800 domain-containing protein — MALIDTKRRKKRRKKKRAVVKPTPTPTPKPIPAPTPSPTPSPTPSPAPSTTPSPSPSPSTPTQPTTPGAPVPLVATPAMGATLRASARERLFLNRFGTGFSQRALAQLRSVGTPEQWLAAQLTPERFVENPTIATIDGWYTSLRTDTAPQRWSQQVSGTKGSYDWAHELGCWTILRRIYSERMLVERMTGFWSDVLHVPAYHDKAWIWRHDYDTTIRQRALGTYEELLLATALHPAMRLYLDNWKNVRDKPNENQGRELLELHTVGHDGGYTEEMVKDSARILSGYTVDWATTFAPRYDAATHATGAVTVLGFSHANSAADGRAVTEAYLRYLARHPATARNVATKMAVHFVGDRPSAALVDALAATYLDSGTSIPAMLRTLASHVDFAASGGQKLRTAVDDLVATARVLEVQVTDPPSNNQSYAHNSNFVHGGAGLFSWPRPDGSPASTEAWASVSRIFGSFGMHFSQAGGYWPKGASYTLATGWLPSASLSFRDHVDHLCQRLLGRAADARLLLAASQATDTAADAVVDKNQAAVNSYAPILLATLLDSPDHLSP; from the coding sequence ATGGCGCTCATCGACACCAAGAGGCGCAAGAAGCGACGCAAGAAGAAGCGCGCCGTCGTCAAGCCCACGCCCACGCCGACCCCCAAGCCGATTCCAGCCCCGACGCCGAGCCCGACGCCGAGCCCGACGCCGAGCCCGGCCCCGTCGACCACCCCGTCGCCCTCACCCTCACCCAGCACCCCCACCCAGCCGACGACGCCGGGCGCCCCCGTCCCGCTGGTCGCGACCCCGGCCATGGGGGCCACGCTCCGGGCCAGCGCCCGGGAGCGACTGTTCCTCAACCGCTTCGGCACCGGCTTCTCACAGCGCGCACTCGCCCAGCTCCGCTCGGTCGGCACCCCCGAGCAGTGGCTCGCCGCCCAGCTCACGCCGGAGCGGTTCGTCGAGAACCCGACGATCGCCACCATCGACGGCTGGTACACCAGCCTCCGCACCGACACCGCGCCCCAGAGGTGGTCCCAGCAGGTCTCCGGCACCAAGGGCAGCTACGACTGGGCGCACGAGCTCGGCTGCTGGACCATCCTGCGTCGCATCTACTCCGAGCGCATGCTCGTGGAGCGGATGACGGGGTTCTGGTCCGACGTCCTGCACGTCCCGGCGTACCACGACAAGGCCTGGATCTGGCGCCACGACTACGACACGACGATCCGCCAGCGCGCCCTCGGGACCTACGAGGAGCTGCTGCTCGCGACCGCGCTGCACCCCGCGATGCGGCTCTACCTCGACAACTGGAAGAACGTCCGCGACAAGCCCAACGAGAACCAGGGCCGCGAGCTCCTCGAGCTCCACACCGTGGGTCACGACGGGGGCTACACCGAGGAGATGGTCAAGGACTCCGCCCGGATCCTGTCGGGCTACACCGTCGACTGGGCGACCACGTTCGCCCCGCGGTACGACGCCGCCACCCATGCCACGGGCGCCGTGACCGTGCTGGGCTTCAGCCACGCCAACTCCGCCGCCGACGGTCGCGCGGTCACCGAGGCCTACCTGCGCTACCTGGCTCGCCACCCCGCGACCGCCCGGAACGTCGCGACCAAGATGGCCGTCCACTTCGTCGGTGACCGACCGTCCGCCGCCCTGGTCGACGCGCTCGCCGCCACCTACCTGGACTCCGGCACGTCGATCCCGGCCATGCTGCGGACGCTGGCCTCGCACGTCGACTTCGCCGCCTCGGGCGGGCAGAAGCTGCGCACGGCCGTCGACGACCTCGTGGCCACGGCCCGGGTCCTGGAGGTGCAGGTCACCGACCCCCCGTCGAACAACCAGAGCTACGCCCACAACTCCAACTTCGTGCACGGGGGCGCGGGCCTCTTCTCCTGGCCGCGACCCGACGGCTCACCGGCCAGCACCGAGGCCTGGGCCTCCGTCTCGCGGATCTTCGGGTCCTTCGGCATGCACTTCTCCCAGGCCGGCGGCTACTGGCCCAAGGGGGCCAGCTACACCCTCGCCACCGGGTGGCTCCCGTCCGCGTCGCTGAGCTTCCGCGACCACGTCGACCACCTGTGCCAGCGCCTGCTCGGCCGGGCCGCGGACGCCCGGCTGCTCCTCGCGGCGTCGCAGGCCACCGACACCGCAGCCGACGCGGTCGTCGACAAGAACCAGGCGGCCGTCAACTCCTACGCCCCGATCCTGCTCGCCACGCTGCTCGACAGCCCCGACCACCTGTCTCCCTGA
- a CDS encoding polysaccharide biosynthesis tyrosine autokinase codes for MELRDYLRIARRRWLLILGTLLATTAIAAVITVNTTKQYSSTSRVFISTSPSNSSDAYQGGLFSQQRVASYADLITGLELSQRVIDDLDLDLSAAALAGKITASVVPDTIILKIDVTDPSPVQAQRISDGVVSQLQDFVAELETPPGRDNPLLKATIVDPPRLPTAPVSPQPTRNLGLGLVLGLLLGLGLAVLREVLDTSVKRIEDVPGLKDTPLLSVLAFDNDVARDPLISSLPSHAPRAEAFRVLRTNLSFVDVDNRSKSFVITSSVPSEGKSTTAVNIAIALSSAGQNVLLVDGDLRRPQIARVLGLEPSVGLTTVLVGMEDLKNAVQQHVQSGLDVLTAGRIPPNPAELLQSHAMQELLGEARDRWDTVIIDAPPLLPVTDAALMAAQTDGAVLIVRHGSTTKDQVAGAVERLRSVGSHPLGVVLNMVRSNRGGSYGYGYGYGYGYGPQTEEPARRGWLRRRKGVTVS; via the coding sequence GTGGAGCTTCGCGACTACCTCCGCATCGCCCGTCGGCGCTGGCTCCTCATCCTGGGGACCCTGCTGGCGACGACCGCCATCGCCGCGGTCATCACCGTCAACACCACGAAGCAGTACTCCTCCACGAGCCGCGTCTTCATCTCGACGAGCCCCAGCAACTCCTCGGACGCCTACCAGGGCGGCCTGTTCTCCCAGCAGCGCGTCGCGTCGTACGCCGACCTCATCACGGGGCTCGAGCTGTCGCAGCGCGTCATCGACGACCTCGACCTCGACCTGAGCGCGGCGGCGCTGGCCGGGAAGATCACGGCGTCCGTGGTGCCGGACACGATCATCCTCAAGATCGACGTGACCGACCCCAGCCCGGTCCAGGCCCAGCGGATCAGCGACGGCGTGGTCTCCCAGCTGCAGGACTTCGTCGCCGAGCTCGAGACGCCTCCGGGCCGCGACAACCCGCTCCTCAAGGCCACGATCGTCGACCCGCCGCGCCTGCCGACCGCGCCGGTGTCGCCGCAGCCCACGCGCAACCTCGGCCTCGGCCTCGTGCTCGGGCTGCTCCTCGGGCTGGGCCTGGCCGTGCTCCGCGAGGTGCTGGACACCTCGGTCAAGCGGATCGAGGACGTGCCCGGGCTGAAGGACACGCCGCTGCTCTCCGTGCTGGCCTTCGACAACGACGTGGCGCGCGACCCGCTGATCAGCTCGCTGCCGTCCCACGCCCCCCGCGCCGAGGCCTTCCGCGTGCTCCGGACCAACCTGTCCTTCGTCGACGTGGACAACCGCTCCAAGTCGTTCGTCATCACCAGCTCGGTCCCCAGCGAGGGCAAGTCCACCACGGCCGTGAACATCGCGATCGCGCTCTCCAGCGCAGGTCAGAACGTGCTGCTCGTCGACGGCGACCTGCGCCGGCCCCAGATCGCCCGGGTGCTGGGACTGGAGCCCAGCGTCGGCCTGACGACCGTCCTGGTGGGCATGGAGGACCTCAAGAACGCCGTCCAGCAGCACGTCCAGTCGGGGCTCGACGTCCTCACGGCCGGGCGGATCCCCCCCAACCCCGCCGAGCTCCTTCAGTCCCACGCCATGCAGGAGCTGCTGGGCGAGGCACGCGACCGCTGGGACACCGTCATCATCGACGCCCCTCCCCTCCTCCCGGTCACCGACGCCGCCCTGATGGCCGCCCAGACGGACGGCGCGGTCCTCATCGTGAGGCACGGATCGACGACCAAGGACCAGGTGGCCGGCGCGGTCGAGCGGCTCCGGTCGGTGGGGTCGCACCCGCTGGGCGTGGTGCTCAACATGGTCCGCAGCAACCGCGGGGGCAGCTACGGCTACGGGTACGGCTACGGCTACGGCTACGGCCCCCAGACCGAGGAGCCCGCCCGACGCGGGTGGCTGCGCCGCCGCAAGGGCGTCACCGTCTCCTGA
- a CDS encoding phosphomannose isomerase type II C-terminal cupin domain, with protein MESEDRPWGSWHVIDVNPGYKIKRIHVNPGHRLSLQTHEHRSEHWVVVFGVATCEIDGETVIAGPGHSVDVPLGAKHRLGNEGKEELVIVEVQHGAYTGEDDICRHEDDFGRVG; from the coding sequence TTGGAGTCCGAAGACCGACCGTGGGGGTCCTGGCACGTCATCGACGTCAACCCCGGCTACAAGATCAAGCGGATCCACGTGAACCCCGGTCACCGGCTCTCGCTGCAGACCCACGAGCACCGCTCGGAGCACTGGGTGGTCGTCTTCGGCGTCGCGACCTGCGAGATCGACGGCGAGACCGTCATCGCGGGCCCGGGCCACTCGGTCGACGTGCCCCTGGGGGCCAAGCACCGCCTCGGCAACGAGGGCAAGGAGGAGCTCGTGATCGTCGAGGTCCAGCACGGTGCCTACACCGGTGAGGACGACATCTGCCGTCACGAGGACGACTTCGGCCGCGTGGGCTGA
- a CDS encoding phosphomannose isomerase type II C-terminal cupin domain: protein MTSTTDTTTYAVPDAALLPSEVRPWGSWHVVDEREGYKVKRIEVEPGRRLSLQTHEHRSEHWVVVRGVATAVVGDTTRQVAAGGSVDVALGERHRLANQGQELLVIIEVQLGSYTGEDDICRLEDDFGR, encoded by the coding sequence ATGACCAGCACCACCGACACCACGACGTACGCCGTGCCCGATGCCGCCCTGCTGCCCTCCGAGGTCCGCCCGTGGGGCTCCTGGCACGTGGTGGACGAGCGCGAGGGCTACAAGGTCAAGCGCATCGAGGTCGAGCCCGGCCGTCGCCTGTCCCTGCAGACCCACGAGCACCGCTCCGAGCACTGGGTCGTCGTCCGGGGCGTGGCCACGGCCGTCGTCGGCGACACCACCCGTCAGGTCGCGGCCGGCGGCTCGGTCGACGTGGCCCTCGGCGAGCGGCACCGCCTGGCCAACCAGGGCCAGGAGCTCCTCGTCATCATCGAGGTCCAGCTCGGCAGCTACACGGGCGAGGACGACATCTGCCGCCTGGAGGACGACTTCGGGCGGTAG
- a CDS encoding glycosyltransferase yields MSLAHQYRIAAIVPCYNEEIAVSKVVRDLQAAVPGMTVFVYDNNSTDATARRAADAGAVVCHEPLKGKGNVVRRAFADIDADIYLLIDGDDTYDPEAAPRLIKRLVDENLDHVVGVRREVEGVPGTSAYRPAHATGNRALNGIASSIFGDSLGDMLSGYRVFSRRFVKSFPAVSREFEIETELTIHSLALRIPAATEAVDFKDRAEGSESKLRTYRDGWKILSVILNLARHERPLGYYGALALLSTLLATGLALPVLVEYLATSYVPRVPTLVAVAVLALMSCLAVIAGMVLDGIRKSRHELSRLTYLRQAPVRDNRPALRLSPTPLNEVRVPQARAEIA; encoded by the coding sequence ATGTCTCTGGCCCACCAGTACCGCATCGCTGCGATCGTGCCCTGCTACAACGAGGAGATTGCCGTCTCCAAGGTCGTGCGCGACCTCCAGGCCGCCGTCCCCGGCATGACCGTCTTCGTCTACGACAACAACAGCACCGACGCCACGGCCCGCCGCGCAGCGGACGCCGGCGCCGTCGTGTGCCACGAGCCGCTGAAGGGCAAGGGCAACGTCGTGCGCCGCGCCTTCGCGGACATCGACGCGGACATCTACCTGCTGATCGACGGCGACGACACCTACGACCCGGAGGCGGCCCCACGCCTCATCAAGCGCCTCGTCGACGAGAACCTCGACCACGTCGTCGGCGTCCGTCGCGAGGTCGAGGGCGTGCCCGGCACCAGCGCCTACCGCCCGGCCCACGCCACCGGCAACCGTGCCCTCAACGGCATCGCGTCGTCGATCTTCGGCGACAGCCTCGGGGACATGCTCAGCGGCTACCGCGTGTTCTCGCGCCGGTTCGTCAAGAGCTTCCCCGCCGTCTCGCGGGAGTTCGAGATCGAGACCGAGCTGACCATCCACTCCCTCGCCCTCCGGATCCCAGCGGCCACCGAGGCGGTCGACTTCAAGGACCGGGCGGAGGGCAGCGAGTCCAAGCTGCGCACCTACCGCGACGGCTGGAAGATCCTCAGCGTCATCCTCAACCTGGCCCGCCACGAGCGGCCCCTCGGCTACTACGGGGCGCTGGCGCTGCTCTCGACGCTCCTCGCCACGGGCCTGGCCCTCCCGGTGCTCGTCGAGTACCTCGCCACCAGCTACGTCCCGCGCGTGCCCACGCTGGTCGCAGTCGCGGTGCTCGCGCTGATGTCGTGCCTGGCGGTGATCGCCGGCATGGTCCTGGACGGGATCCGCAAGTCGCGCCACGAGCTCAGCCGGCTCACCTACCTGCGCCAGGCGCCCGTGCGCGACAACCGCCCGGCGCTGCGCCTCAGCCCCACCCCGCTCAACGAGGTGCGGGTGCCGCAGGCCCGCGCCGAGATCGCCTGA